A window of Acidimicrobiales bacterium contains these coding sequences:
- a CDS encoding LLM class F420-dependent oxidoreductase, protein MQVDGGIGFDPSDAVATAKRAEEDGFDGVWCAETGHDPFLPLLLAAEHTERVELGTGIAVAFARNPMSTAVLANDLQAFSKGRFMLGLGSQIKPHIEKRYSMPWSHPAARMREFIAAMRAIWAAWHDGTKLAFRGDFYTHTLMTPFFNPGPNPHGNPKVFLAAVGERMTEVAGEVADGLLAHGFTTARYMREVTIPALERGLAQAGRTRQGYEISYPAMMVTGSTDAEMQAAAQAVKAQLAFYASTPAYRPVLDLHGWGDLFAELNTRSKRGEWVEMADLIPDDMLDAFAVTGQPDEIPKKIIERYGDMVTRVSFYAPYRMERSRLRALLEGFRASGS, encoded by the coding sequence ATGCAAGTCGACGGGGGTATCGGGTTCGATCCGAGCGACGCCGTGGCCACGGCGAAGCGGGCGGAAGAGGACGGGTTCGATGGCGTGTGGTGCGCGGAGACGGGCCACGACCCGTTCCTGCCCCTGCTGCTGGCGGCCGAGCACACCGAGCGCGTCGAGCTCGGGACGGGGATCGCCGTGGCCTTCGCTCGCAATCCCATGAGCACCGCCGTCCTCGCCAACGACCTGCAGGCTTTCTCGAAGGGCCGGTTCATGCTCGGCCTCGGCTCGCAGATCAAGCCCCACATCGAGAAGCGGTACTCCATGCCGTGGTCGCATCCCGCGGCGCGCATGCGGGAGTTCATCGCCGCCATGCGCGCCATCTGGGCCGCCTGGCACGACGGCACCAAGCTCGCCTTTCGCGGCGACTTCTACACCCACACCCTCATGACGCCGTTCTTCAACCCCGGCCCCAACCCCCACGGCAATCCCAAGGTGTTCCTGGCGGCTGTCGGGGAGCGCATGACCGAGGTGGCCGGCGAGGTCGCCGACGGGCTGCTCGCCCACGGGTTCACCACGGCGCGCTACATGCGCGAGGTGACGATCCCGGCCCTGGAGCGCGGCCTGGCCCAGGCCGGCCGTACGCGCCAGGGCTACGAGATCTCCTACCCCGCCATGATGGTGACGGGGTCGACCGACGCCGAGATGCAGGCGGCCGCGCAGGCCGTCAAGGCACAACTGGCGTTCTACGCGTCCACGCCCGCCTACCGGCCCGTCCTGGACCTGCACGGCTGGGGGGACCTCTTCGCCGAGCTCAACACCCGGTCCAAGCGCGGCGAGTGGGTCGAGATGGCCGATCTCATCCCCGACGACATGCTGGACGCCTTCGCGGTCACCGGTCAGCCCGACGAGATCCCGAAGAAGATCATCGAGCGCTACGGGGACATGGTCACCCGCGTCAGCTTCTACGCGCCGTACCGGATGGAGCGGTCCCGCCTCCGAGCCCTCCTCGAAGGGTTCCGGGCCTCCGGGTCCTGA